From the Blattabacterium cuenoti genome, one window contains:
- the ilvD gene encoding dihydroxy-acid dehydratase: MKEEKINNFSKQITENSSLPAAHSMLYAIGMKETDFKKAQVGIISNWYEGNPCNIHLNSLAKRVKNSIKKNNLIGFQITTIGISDGITMGTPGMRYSLPSRELIADSIESVVESHCYDGVIAIPGCDKNIPGVMIGLLRLNRPSIIVYGGTIASGYYNGNKLDIVSSFEALGKKNNSIITDEEYKNIIKNSCPGPGACGGMYTANTMATALEAVGMLLPYSSSSPAKSNEKKKECKQVAIYIKKLLKKNIKTKDIVTKNSVENGIKLAICLGGSTNLVLHFLAIAKAANLNITLKDFQKISNETPFIGNLKPSGIFSMEDLHVNIGGIPVIIKYLIKKKILLGDCLTVTGKTLYENVKDAQDLTFTKKIIYPIETPIKTKGHIRILYGNISPEGSVAKITGKEGTKFRGRAMVFNSEYEANKSIINNQIKPGTVIVIRYVGPVGGPGMPEMLKPTSYIMGSGLGDKVALITDGRFSGGTHGFVVGHITPEAQNGGTIAIIKNGDFIKIDSENNTITLEIKEEEIRRRRRLWSPINSFKKINKGYLYKYTKIVSSASTGCVTDEF, encoded by the coding sequence ATGAAAGAGGAAAAAATTAATAATTTTAGTAAACAAATAACAGAAAATTCAAGTTTACCTGCTGCACATTCTATGTTATATGCAATAGGGATGAAAGAAACAGATTTTAAAAAAGCTCAAGTTGGAATAATAAGTAATTGGTATGAAGGAAATCCTTGTAATATTCATTTAAATTCTCTTGCTAAAAGGGTAAAAAATTCAATTAAAAAAAATAATTTAATAGGTTTTCAAATTACTACTATTGGAATTAGTGATGGAATTACTATGGGGACTCCTGGAATGAGATATTCTCTTCCTTCTAGAGAATTAATAGCAGATAGTATAGAAAGCGTAGTTGAATCTCATTGCTATGATGGAGTAATAGCAATTCCAGGATGTGATAAAAATATCCCAGGTGTTATGATAGGATTACTTAGATTAAATAGACCTTCTATAATTGTGTATGGAGGGACAATAGCTTCTGGATATTATAATGGAAATAAACTAGATATAGTTTCTTCTTTCGAAGCATTAGGAAAAAAAAATAATTCTATAATAACTGATGAAGAATATAAAAATATTATAAAAAATTCTTGTCCAGGTCCTGGAGCATGTGGAGGAATGTATACTGCAAATACTATGGCTACTGCACTAGAAGCAGTAGGAATGTTGTTACCTTATTCATCTTCTTCTCCGGCTAAAAGTAATGAAAAAAAAAAAGAATGCAAACAAGTTGCTATATATATAAAAAAATTATTGAAAAAAAATATAAAGACAAAAGATATAGTTACAAAAAACTCTGTAGAAAATGGAATAAAATTAGCTATATGTTTAGGAGGATCTACAAATTTAGTTTTACATTTTCTGGCAATTGCTAAAGCAGCAAATTTGAATATTACATTAAAAGATTTTCAAAAAATTAGTAACGAAACACCTTTTATAGGAAATTTAAAACCTAGTGGAATTTTTTCAATGGAAGATCTTCATGTTAATATAGGAGGAATTCCAGTTATTATTAAGTATCTTATTAAAAAAAAAATATTATTAGGGGATTGTTTAACAGTTACTGGAAAAACATTATATGAAAATGTTAAAGACGCACAAGATTTAACTTTTACTAAAAAAATAATTTATCCTATTGAAACTCCTATAAAAACAAAAGGTCACATTAGGATTTTATATGGGAACATTTCTCCAGAGGGTTCAGTTGCTAAAATAACAGGAAAAGAAGGTACTAAATTTCGTGGGAGAGCAATGGTTTTTAATTCAGAATATGAAGCAAACAAATCTATAATAAATAATCAAATAAAACCTGGAACAGTAATTGTAATTAGATATGTAGGGCCAGTAGGAGGTCCAGGTATGCCTGAAATGTTAAAACCTACTTCCTATATTATGGGAAGTGGATTAGGAGATAAAGTTGCACTTATAACAGATGGTAGATTTTCAGGAGGTACTCATGGATTTGTTGTAGGACATATTACACCTGAAGCTCAAAATGGTGGAACAATAGCTATAATAAAAAACGGAGATTTTATTAAAATAGATTCAGAAAATAATACAATTACTCTAGAAATAAAAGAAGAAGAAATAAGAAGAAGAAGAAGATTATGGAGTCCTATTAATTCCTTTAAAAAAATAAATAAAGGATATTTATATAAATATACAAAAATAGTCTCTTCAGCATCTACAGGATGTGTTACAGATGAATTTTAA
- the ilvC gene encoding ketol-acid reductoisomerase, translated as MKIKIGSVEENIITRNEFSIEKAREILKNEKISVLGYGVQGPAQSKNLKDNGFNVIIGQRKNTLSWKKALDDGWIEGKNLFSLEKASELGSILMYLLSDAGQISFWKTINKYLTKGKSLYFSHGFGLTFYKKTKINPPNNIDIFLVAPKGSGTSLRRLFKQGNGINSSYAIYQDYSGKSLEKVLSIGIGIGSGYLFKTSFKNEVYSDLVGERGTLMGAIQGIFSAQYQILRENGHSPSEAFNETVEELTQSLMPLVSEKGMDWMYKNCSTTAQRGALDWWKKFKEATIPVFRELYNEVASGNEAKNIIKSNIRKDYRLKLEKELKDLHDSELWEAGSVIRKLRPEK; from the coding sequence ATGAAAATTAAAATCGGATCTGTAGAAGAAAATATCATTACAAGAAATGAATTCTCTATAGAAAAGGCAAGGGAAATTTTAAAAAATGAAAAAATTTCCGTTTTGGGTTATGGGGTCCAAGGCCCTGCGCAAAGTAAAAATCTAAAAGATAATGGATTTAATGTAATAATAGGACAAAGAAAAAATACTTTATCTTGGAAAAAAGCATTAGATGATGGGTGGATAGAAGGAAAAAATCTTTTTTCCTTAGAAAAAGCATCTGAGTTAGGGTCTATATTAATGTATTTATTGTCAGATGCCGGACAAATATCTTTTTGGAAAACTATTAATAAATATTTAACAAAAGGAAAATCCCTATATTTTTCACATGGATTTGGATTGACTTTTTATAAAAAAACTAAAATAAATCCACCTAATAATATAGATATTTTTTTAGTAGCACCTAAAGGTTCAGGTACTAGTTTAAGAAGACTTTTTAAACAAGGAAATGGAATTAATTCTAGTTATGCTATATATCAAGATTATAGTGGTAAAAGTTTAGAAAAAGTATTATCAATTGGAATAGGAATAGGTTCTGGATATTTATTTAAAACAAGTTTTAAAAATGAAGTCTATTCAGATTTAGTAGGAGAGAGAGGGACATTAATGGGGGCAATTCAAGGAATATTTTCAGCACAATATCAAATATTAAGGGAAAATGGGCATTCTCCATCAGAAGCTTTTAATGAAACTGTAGAAGAATTAACTCAAAGTTTAATGCCTTTAGTATCTGAAAAAGGAATGGATTGGATGTATAAAAATTGTTCTACTACTGCTCAAAGAGGGGCGTTAGATTGGTGGAAAAAATTTAAAGAAGCTACAATACCAGTATTCAGAGAATTATACAATGAAGTAGCATCTGGAAATGAAGCAAAAAACATTATAAAATCAAATATTAGAAAAGATTATAGATTAAAATTAGAAAAAGAATTAAAAGACTTACATGATAGTGAATTATGGGAAGCTGGATCTGTTATTAGAAAATTACGTCCAGAAAAATAA
- the lepB gene encoding signal peptidase I, producing MLKYFIFNSIFLLIENFIHILVTCRLYKKIKVDCWKIYIPIYNVFILLKINKLPKWFILFLFIPLTSLILFIILWIYLIRSFGKNKSEDILLFFLFLGIFYMFYINFFSNEKYIKINKIKENNIGCLLAIIISFITHTYIIQPFVIPTSSMEKTLLVGDFILVSKIHYGLRLPITPISIPFFHNNTFFGIKSYISLFKFPYYRFPPIKSIQRNDLVVFNFPKDYNNIIVDRKDYYVKRCVGLPGDTIYIKNGVLFVNNNKEKNNLKKQQSYFVKTIDMPLNIEFLNNKMDIKDIKLIEENYNEYFYYIIMTNKNAVKIKNIFKNIVLLKKNIFSKSFKEIGIFSNNCNRDFFGPMYVPKKGDIFKLNNKNYHIYHDILSYENVKYSYMNYNKYYKIKNNYYFMIGDNRHNSYDSRYWGVVPEDHVVGKPIFIWMSIDWNRKLPFNFFDWKIRWQRVMTPVNEKNSYFSLLFLISFINVLYCFFFYKEKH from the coding sequence ATGTTAAAATATTTTATTTTTAATAGCATTTTTTTACTTATTGAAAATTTTATTCATATTCTTGTTACTTGTAGACTTTATAAAAAAATAAAAGTTGACTGTTGGAAAATTTATATTCCTATTTATAATGTTTTTATTTTATTAAAAATAAATAAACTACCCAAATGGTTTATTTTATTTTTATTTATACCACTTACAAGTTTAATTTTATTCATTATTTTATGGATTTATCTAATTCGCTCCTTTGGAAAAAACAAATCAGAAGATATTTTATTATTTTTCTTATTTTTAGGTATTTTTTATATGTTTTATATTAATTTTTTTTCAAATGAAAAATATATAAAAATAAATAAAATAAAAGAAAATAACATAGGTTGTTTATTAGCTATAATAATTTCTTTCATTACACATACCTATATTATCCAACCATTTGTAATTCCTACGTCATCAATGGAAAAAACTTTGCTAGTAGGAGATTTTATATTAGTTAGTAAAATACATTATGGATTAAGATTACCTATAACTCCTATTTCTATTCCTTTTTTTCACAATAATACTTTTTTTGGAATAAAATCTTATATTTCTCTTTTTAAATTTCCATACTATCGTTTTCCACCTATAAAATCTATACAAAGAAATGATCTTGTTGTTTTTAACTTTCCTAAAGATTATAATAACATAATAGTAGATAGAAAAGATTATTATGTAAAACGTTGTGTAGGGCTACCTGGTGATACTATTTATATAAAAAATGGAGTTTTGTTTGTAAACAATAATAAAGAAAAAAATAACCTAAAAAAACAACAATCTTATTTTGTAAAAACAATTGACATGCCATTAAATATAGAATTTCTTAATAATAAAATGGATATTAAAGATATTAAATTAATAGAAGAAAATTATAATGAATATTTTTATTATATTATTATGACTAATAAAAATGCAGTTAAAATAAAAAATATATTCAAAAATATAGTTTTACTAAAAAAAAATATATTTTCTAAATCTTTTAAAGAGATTGGAATATTTTCTAATAATTGTAATCGTGATTTTTTTGGACCTATGTATGTACCCAAAAAAGGAGATATTTTTAAATTGAACAATAAAAATTATCATATATATCATGATATACTTTCTTATGAAAACGTAAAATATTCATATATGAATTATAATAAATATTATAAAATAAAAAATAACTATTATTTTATGATTGGAGATAATAGACATAATTCATATGATTCTCGTTATTGGGGTGTAGTCCCAGAGGATCATGTAGTAGGAAAACCTATATTTATATGGATGAGTATAGATTGGAATAGAAAATTACCATTTAATTTTTTTGATTGGAAAATTCGTTGGCAACGAGTAATGACACCTGTAAATGAAAAAAATTCTTATTTTTCTTTGTTATTTTTAATATCATTTATTAATGTATTATACTGTTTCTTTTTTTATAAAGAAAAACATTAA
- a CDS encoding tetratricopeptide repeat protein, giving the protein MYFFTTFFISNKLEIKYLEELNYARKLLNEGFIEKALNKESNNSHLGFLGIISKTPLTKIGNISIFYASICYYNIGNYVKSIEMMNKFKTKDNVLYFIKYGIIGDAYLQMKKKEQSLKNYIIASKINNNKIFTPIFCYKAALLSYSMGKYKDSKRYLKKIEQEYPTFFYKENVEKYLMLIENKFS; this is encoded by the coding sequence ATGTATTTTTTCACTACATTTTTTATATCTAATAAATTAGAAATAAAATATTTGGAAGAATTAAATTACGCTAGAAAATTGCTTAACGAAGGATTTATAGAAAAAGCATTAAACAAAGAAAGTAATAATTCACATTTGGGATTTTTGGGAATTATTTCTAAAACTCCTTTAACTAAAATAGGAAATATATCTATATTTTATGCAAGTATTTGTTATTATAATATAGGAAATTACGTAAAATCTATAGAAATGATGAATAAATTTAAAACAAAAGATAATGTTTTATATTTTATAAAATATGGAATAATAGGTGATGCGTATTTACAAATGAAAAAAAAAGAACAATCCTTGAAAAATTATATAATAGCTTCTAAAATAAATAATAATAAAATTTTTACTCCAATATTTTGTTATAAAGCAGCTTTATTAAGCTACTCTATGGGAAAATATAAAGATTCTAAAAGATATTTAAAAAAAATAGAGCAAGAATATCCTACTTTTTTTTACAAAGAAAATGTAGAAAAATATCTTATGTTAATTGAAAATAAATTTTCATAA
- the mutL gene encoding DNA mismatch repair endonuclease MutL produces MKNLIQVLPKKIINQIAAGEIIERPSSIFKELLENSIDANAKKIDIFIKDSGNIFIQLVDDGKGMNINDARMSIKKHATSKIENIDDLFNIKTKGFRGEALFSIALISQLEIQTKDKKSFMGIHLFVEDGSIKKEIPINMKSGTRVTVKNIFYKFPARRRFLKSYNVEFNSIIKEFYKIVLAHRDIVYRFYHNDKIMFFFEKNSLKKRIQEIFNEKDKNLKYISINKKKFSVRGFITIPGTSVKKGNQFILVNERCVTYMFLHKKIIHAYNGIIKDFNKISYFIFICANPSIINYNIHPSKKKVIIETENDIGILIQREIKNILFFQYKVNEGILNNYSILHNYINIEKNFLYRNIKINENKKSYCINYHTNVNVKKLCFYVLQKKKIETFQVNKKYILFTFKNDNMVLVDQHRAHKHILFEFFLVQKNIISEKCFPPIKIKFLKKELYFFKNFKIYLENFGFYLSILDKHIYLYKIPKKIEKSTIYKMFKNILISPYIVENMKKNKKMFVEFISIFSSIKHGTILCSKKMETLIRDIFSCKNPTYTSSGKPIFFVFNKNFFQKIF; encoded by the coding sequence ATGAAAAATTTAATACAAGTTTTACCTAAAAAAATTATAAATCAAATAGCTGCAGGAGAAATAATAGAACGTCCATCTTCTATATTTAAAGAATTATTAGAAAATTCAATAGATGCAAACGCAAAAAAAATTGATATTTTTATTAAAGATTCAGGAAATATATTTATTCAATTGGTAGACGATGGAAAAGGAATGAATATTAATGATGCAAGAATGAGTATAAAAAAACATGCAACTTCTAAAATAGAAAATATAGATGATCTGTTTAATATTAAAACAAAAGGATTTAGAGGTGAAGCTCTATTTTCTATTGCTTTGATTTCTCAATTAGAAATACAAACTAAAGACAAAAAAAGTTTTATGGGAATTCATCTCTTCGTTGAAGATGGATCTATAAAAAAAGAAATTCCTATAAATATGAAATCTGGAACTAGAGTAACTGTAAAAAATATTTTTTATAAATTTCCTGCAAGAAGAAGGTTTTTAAAATCTTATAATGTTGAATTTAATAGTATAATTAAGGAATTTTATAAGATAGTTTTAGCTCATAGAGACATTGTCTATAGATTTTATCATAATGATAAAATTATGTTTTTTTTTGAAAAAAATTCATTAAAAAAAAGAATACAAGAAATATTTAATGAAAAAGACAAAAATTTAAAATACATTTCAATAAATAAAAAAAAATTTTCTGTAAGAGGATTTATTACTATTCCAGGAACTTCTGTAAAAAAAGGTAATCAATTTATTTTGGTTAATGAAAGATGTGTTACATATATGTTTTTACATAAAAAAATTATTCACGCTTATAATGGAATAATAAAAGATTTTAATAAAATTTCTTATTTTATATTTATATGTGCTAATCCAAGTATAATTAATTATAATATTCATCCATCAAAAAAAAAAGTTATAATAGAAACAGAAAATGATATAGGTATTTTAATTCAAAGAGAGATAAAAAATATACTATTTTTTCAATATAAAGTAAATGAAGGAATATTAAATAATTATAGTATTTTACATAATTATATTAATATAGAAAAAAACTTTCTTTATAGAAACATAAAAATTAATGAAAATAAAAAAAGTTATTGCATAAATTATCATACTAATGTTAATGTAAAAAAATTGTGTTTTTACGTTTTACAAAAGAAAAAAATAGAAACTTTTCAAGTAAATAAAAAATATATACTTTTTACTTTTAAAAATGATAATATGGTTTTAGTAGATCAACATAGAGCTCATAAACATATATTGTTTGAATTTTTTCTTGTACAAAAAAATATAATAAGTGAAAAATGTTTTCCTCCTATTAAAATAAAATTTTTGAAAAAAGAATTGTATTTCTTTAAAAATTTTAAAATTTATCTGGAAAATTTTGGATTTTATTTATCTATTTTAGATAAACATATTTACTTATATAAAATTCCTAAAAAAATAGAAAAGAGTACAATATATAAAATGTTTAAAAATATATTAATATCTCCTTATATTGTAGAAAACATGAAAAAAAATAAAAAAATGTTTGTAGAATTTATATCTATATTTTCATCTATAAAACATGGAACAATATTATGTTCAAAAAAAATGGAAACTTTAATAAGAGATATTTTTTCCTGCAAAAATCCAACTTATACAAGTTCAGGAAAACCTATATTTTTTGTATTTAACAAAAATTTTTTTCAAAAAATTTTCTAA
- the dapB gene encoding 4-hydroxy-tetrahydrodipicolinate reductase, with protein sequence MNISIIGYGKMGKTVEKIARNRGHNISLCYDHTPSPNLLKNTDIVIEFSQPNSVVKNIIICMENNIPMVCGTTGWLDKLEYIKKMCIEKKGAFLHSSNFSISMNIFSAINRKLSKLLRAYSNQYNIIIEEVHHKKKLDNPSGTSISLANDIINNNMKDTWVLGEGNKKNIISIISKRLSDVIGTHSVIFKSKIDDIKIEHKAHNRNGFALGAVIAAEWIRNKKGFFSMRDVLDI encoded by the coding sequence ATGAATATATCTATAATAGGTTATGGAAAAATGGGTAAAACTGTAGAGAAAATAGCAAGAAATAGAGGTCATAACATATCTTTATGTTATGATCATACTCCATCACCTAATTTATTAAAAAACACAGATATAGTAATAGAATTCAGTCAACCTAATTCTGTTGTTAAAAACATAATAATATGTATGGAAAATAACATACCTATGGTATGTGGAACTACAGGTTGGTTAGATAAACTTGAATATATAAAAAAAATGTGCATAGAAAAAAAAGGGGCTTTTTTACATTCTTCTAATTTTAGTATTTCAATGAATATATTTTCTGCTATTAACAGAAAATTATCAAAATTATTACGGGCATATTCAAATCAATATAATATAATAATAGAAGAAGTTCATCACAAAAAAAAATTAGATAATCCTAGTGGAACATCTATTTCATTAGCGAATGATATAATAAATAACAATATGAAAGATACCTGGGTTTTAGGAGAAGGAAATAAAAAAAACATTATTTCAATAATTTCTAAAAGATTAAGTGATGTTATTGGAACACATTCTGTAATATTTAAATCAAAAATAGATGATATAAAAATAGAACATAAAGCACATAATAGAAATGGATTTGCACTTGGAGCAGTAATTGCTGCAGAATGGATAAGAAATAAAAAAGGATTTTTCTCAATGAGAGATGTTTTAGATATATAA
- the ilvB gene encoding biosynthetic-type acetolactate synthase large subunit, which produces MEGNLTSGSEIVIKSLLNEKVRYIFGYPGGAIMPIYDSLHDYLNIISHVLMRHEQGTIHAAQGYARVTGEVGVCFTTSGPGATNLITGLADALADSTPVVCITGQVFSHLLGTDAFQETNIIDISLPVTKWNIQVLQAKNIFNAIKKGFVIAKQGRPGPVLIDITKDAQLQKEKLTKNFFRKKINIYYKKSNFIINDNIIKAANLINSSKKPLIIIGHGIILAEAEDEFKIFAEKTGIPVASTLLGLGALDSTHYLYVGMLGMHGNYAPNVLTNQCDVLIAIGMRFDDRVTGNIKKYAKKSKIIHLEIDSSEINKNISCNISILGNCKTSLKKLIHYVNKSNHKKWIKKFFSLKKEEDKIVIQKDLNPKSGGITMGEVLKWINLYKKKNAILVTDVGQHQMIASRYFKFTCKKSQITSGGLGTMGFALPASIGAKLGAKNRQVLCIVGDGGIQMTIQEMGTILQYRICIKIILLNNNFLGMVRQWQHLFFNKRYSCTKLVNPSFTKLANAYNIESKRVDKREKLKNSVKEALYKETPFLLEVVVEKENNVFPMIPSGAAVDEIRLI; this is translated from the coding sequence ATGGAAGGAAATTTAACTTCTGGTTCTGAAATAGTTATAAAATCTCTCTTAAACGAAAAAGTAAGGTATATTTTTGGATATCCTGGTGGAGCAATAATGCCAATATATGATTCTTTACATGATTATTTGAACATAATTTCGCATGTACTAATGCGTCATGAACAAGGGACAATTCATGCAGCACAAGGTTATGCTAGAGTAACAGGTGAAGTTGGAGTTTGTTTTACTACTTCTGGTCCTGGAGCTACTAATTTAATTACAGGATTAGCTGATGCATTAGCTGATAGTACCCCAGTTGTGTGTATTACAGGTCAAGTATTTTCTCATCTTTTAGGTACTGATGCTTTCCAAGAAACAAACATTATTGATATTTCTCTTCCTGTAACTAAGTGGAATATTCAGGTTTTACAAGCAAAAAATATTTTTAACGCAATTAAAAAAGGATTTGTCATAGCAAAACAAGGTAGACCCGGCCCAGTATTAATAGATATAACTAAAGATGCTCAATTACAAAAAGAAAAGTTAACTAAAAATTTTTTTAGAAAAAAAATAAATATTTATTATAAAAAATCAAATTTTATTATAAATGATAATATAATAAAAGCAGCTAATTTAATAAATTCATCTAAAAAACCATTAATTATAATAGGTCATGGTATTATATTGGCTGAAGCAGAAGATGAATTTAAAATATTTGCTGAAAAGACTGGAATTCCAGTAGCAAGTACTTTATTAGGATTAGGGGCATTAGATAGTACACATTATTTATATGTAGGGATGTTAGGTATGCATGGAAATTATGCTCCTAATGTATTAACAAATCAATGTGACGTCCTTATTGCTATAGGAATGAGATTTGATGATAGAGTAACAGGAAACATAAAAAAATATGCAAAAAAATCTAAAATTATTCATTTAGAAATAGATTCTTCGGAAATTAATAAAAATATATCGTGTAATATATCCATATTAGGTAACTGTAAAACTTCTTTAAAAAAATTAATTCATTATGTAAATAAATCAAATCACAAAAAATGGATAAAAAAATTCTTTTCTCTTAAAAAAGAAGAAGATAAAATAGTTATACAAAAAGACCTTAATCCAAAAAGTGGAGGAATTACTATGGGTGAAGTTTTAAAATGGATTAATTTATATAAAAAAAAAAATGCAATACTTGTAACAGATGTTGGCCAGCATCAAATGATAGCTTCTAGATATTTTAAATTTACATGTAAAAAAAGTCAAATAACTTCTGGAGGCTTAGGTACTATGGGTTTTGCATTACCTGCTTCAATAGGAGCAAAATTAGGAGCAAAAAATAGACAAGTATTATGCATAGTAGGAGATGGAGGGATTCAAATGACCATTCAAGAAATGGGGACAATACTACAATATAGGATATGTATAAAAATTATATTATTAAATAATAATTTTTTGGGAATGGTAAGACAATGGCAACATCTTTTTTTTAATAAACGTTATTCATGTACTAAATTAGTAAATCCAAGTTTTACTAAATTAGCCAATGCATACAATATTGAGTCTAAAAGAGTAGATAAAAGAGAAAAATTAAAAAATTCTGTAAAAGAAGCTTTATACAAAGAAACTCCATTCTTATTAGAAGTAGTTGTAGAAAAAGAAAACAATGTTTTCCCTATGATTCCTTCAGGTGCAGCAGTAGATGAAATTCGTTTGATTTAA
- the ilvA gene encoding threonine ammonia-lyase, producing the protein MKNKFIGYFPQYKEIIKAKKILKNIIYETPLQKNYFLSEKYKANIYLKREDLQIIRSYKIRGAYNKIINLSNEDLKKGIVCASAGNHAQGVAYSCNILKISGKIYMPNTTPKQKVERVKMFGKKFIKIILTGDTFDTVNEVAMEECKKNEKIFIHPFDDDKIIEGQATVGMEILKQYNSCIDYIFIPVGGGGLISGVGSYFKQTSPNTKIIGVEPKGAPSMSYSLKKGKIVKLKTIDRFIDGASVKKVGKLNFHICNQILHDMETVSEGKVCTTILDLYNLEAIVAEPAGALSIAVLDCYSDKIKNKTIVCILSGGNNDITRTEEIREKSLLYEGKKHYFIVKFPQRAGSLKEFVNNILGPKDDITYFEYYKKTSKEEGPAIIGIELSRKNEFSTLLGKMKKHKVHFQYLNKNPDLFRILI; encoded by the coding sequence TTGAAAAACAAATTTATAGGATATTTTCCGCAATACAAAGAAATAATTAAGGCTAAAAAAATATTAAAAAATATTATTTACGAAACTCCTCTACAAAAAAACTATTTTCTATCAGAAAAATATAAAGCTAATATTTATTTAAAAAGAGAAGACTTACAAATAATACGTTCTTACAAAATTAGAGGAGCATATAACAAAATAATAAATTTATCTAATGAAGATTTAAAAAAAGGAATAGTTTGTGCAAGTGCTGGTAATCATGCACAAGGAGTAGCATATTCTTGTAATATACTGAAAATATCAGGTAAAATTTATATGCCAAATACTACTCCTAAACAAAAAGTAGAAAGAGTTAAAATGTTTGGAAAAAAATTCATAAAAATTATTCTTACTGGAGATACTTTTGATACAGTAAATGAAGTAGCAATGGAAGAATGTAAAAAAAATGAAAAAATATTTATTCATCCTTTTGATGACGATAAAATTATTGAGGGACAAGCTACTGTAGGTATGGAAATATTAAAACAATATAATTCATGTATAGACTATATTTTTATTCCTGTTGGAGGTGGAGGATTAATTTCTGGAGTTGGTAGTTATTTTAAACAAACTAGTCCTAATACAAAAATTATAGGTGTAGAACCAAAAGGAGCTCCATCTATGAGTTATTCTTTGAAAAAAGGAAAAATAGTAAAATTGAAAACAATAGATAGATTTATTGATGGAGCATCAGTAAAAAAAGTAGGTAAATTAAATTTTCATATATGTAATCAAATATTACATGATATGGAAACAGTTTCAGAAGGAAAAGTATGTACAACTATTTTAGACTTATATAATTTAGAAGCTATAGTAGCAGAACCTGCAGGAGCTTTATCAATAGCTGTTTTAGATTGTTATTCTGATAAAATAAAAAATAAAACTATTGTTTGCATTTTAAGTGGAGGAAATAATGATATAACTAGAACAGAAGAGATAAGAGAAAAGTCTCTTTTATATGAAGGTAAAAAACATTATTTCATAGTAAAATTTCCACAAAGAGCAGGATCTTTAAAAGAATTCGTAAATAATATTTTAGGACCTAAAGATGATATTACTTATTTTGAATATTATAAAAAAACCTCTAAAGAAGAAGGCCCAGCAATTATAGGAATAGAACTATCAAGAAAAAATGAATTTTCTACTTTATTAGGAAAAATGAAAAAACATAAAGTACATTTTCAATATTTAAATAAAAATCCAGATTTATTTCGTATACTTATTTAA
- a CDS encoding rhomboid family intramembrane serine protease — MYTATFVFSQYNIENIFSLYHPLDDRFQFHQILTHMFVHSKRIFFHIIFNMLALFMFGGKIETILGIKKFIILYFLSGIFAATFQILFNTGIIYYFFQTWDFYKVSKIIDYLYLNEDQKMAIYSSMYSPMMGSSGAVSGLVGAFAKFFPEHKIFILPFPFPIPVRKAIIIFVFGSLISAIFNLAPGVAHFAHIGGIVSGYFIGYFFKKKFKILFD, encoded by the coding sequence GTGTATACAGCTACATTTGTATTTTCTCAATATAACATAGAAAATATATTTTCTTTGTATCATCCACTTGATGATCGTTTTCAATTTCATCAGATTTTAACTCATATGTTTGTTCATTCTAAACGAATTTTCTTTCATATTATTTTTAATATGTTAGCTTTATTTATGTTTGGTGGAAAAATAGAAACTATTTTAGGAATAAAAAAATTTATTATTTTATATTTTTTATCTGGAATATTTGCTGCTACATTTCAAATTTTGTTTAATACTGGAATTATATACTATTTTTTTCAAACTTGGGATTTTTATAAAGTAAGTAAAATTATAGATTATTTATATTTAAATGAAGATCAAAAAATGGCTATTTATAGTTCTATGTATTCTCCAATGATGGGTTCATCTGGAGCTGTAAGTGGATTAGTAGGTGCATTTGCAAAATTTTTTCCAGAACATAAAATATTTATTTTACCTTTTCCTTTTCCAATTCCTGTAAGGAAAGCTATTATAATTTTTGTTTTTGGTAGTTTAATTTCTGCTATTTTTAATTTAGCTCCAGGAGTAGCACATTTTGCTCATATAGGTGGAATTGTTTCTGGATATTTTATCGGATATTTTTTTAAAAAAAAATTCAAAATTTTATTTGATTAA